The Oncorhynchus nerka isolate Pitt River linkage group LG3, Oner_Uvic_2.0, whole genome shotgun sequence genome includes the window CAACATCCTGAGGCTGACAAAAAAGAGGTGATGGTGACTGTCTTCTTAGACATTGAAAAGGTGTTTGATAAGATGTGGCACAATGGGCTCATCTATAGGCTATAGGATACGAACCTGAAACTCCCCACTCAGATGGTCCTTCTTTTAAATCAGCGGGAGGCAGCGGTGAGGGTGAGAGAAGCCACATCATTCAGGTTCTCTCCAGAGGCGGGAGAACCCCAAGGCTCCGTCGTCTGTCCTCTACTGTTTTTAATATACATCTGTGATATTTATTTCCCCCACCCAGGAGACGGACAAGTGGCCCAGATCGCAGTCAATCTCTGTTTTTAGGCCTCCTCCAAAAACATTGTCCATGCTGGAAAAAAGCTACAGAAGAGCATAACAGAGATGGAGAACTGGGTTAAATCTGTGGACGGTCAAGCTCAATCCCCTGAAGACACAGTATGTCCTCTTCTCCAGGCACCCCAAAATAACCACGCAAGTGCACCTTAAACTGTATGGGAAAGCACTCCAGCCAAGGGGTCACACTCTAAGAAAACATGTCCTGCAGTGCCCACATACAGTGCCTGGAGAAGGAGGGAATGAAGCACCTGAACGTACTCTGCAAAAGAAAAGGAGCCAAGGCCAGAACATTCATAAAATACAGAAATCTGGCCTGTATGGTGCATTTTTCATCATATGTATTTTGAAAGTGATATATCTTCTAACTTGATTACTGACATGCAAAACACttgactatatcaacaatggattaattaaacaaataccaaaatatagttttcCTTTAATACAATTGTGGCGTGATTCAATGGGAATCAATGGGAGacctttattttgaaggcaaaccgccgATTCCGCTATTGTTGCTCACACTGGTCACGTCACGTGTCATATACCGGTTCTCTGCATAATCGAATCCGCAGATTGTTTCTGCGGAGGAATGTGACAGGCACCTGTGAGGTGAGCCGACACCAGGGGAGAGATGACCGGGCAGACCGAAGATGATATACCTGGTTAGGAAACCTGTGTCTGAATAGCTTTTTTGAAGCATATGGCTGTTATTTAGCTCAATAGTTGCTATTCTATCACTAGACAGTAATGTATGGTAGGGACCATTAGCTAACCTGTTGCTATTTCTGGCTTGCAGCGACCTAAATACGTAACAACCGGTTGGCATTAGGATTTACCTGCTTTACTGCTGTAAAGCCTAGTAGTGAAATCATGTAGTACAAACATATAGCACCTGATATTTCCTCAAACTCCTATGAAATGTCATAGTTTCTCTTCTGTCTCAAATTTGTTTTTTTACCCTAACAGAAACAGGAGCAATCTTCACCTTTGGGAAGAGCAAGTTTGCTGATAATGTGCCCAGTAAATTCTGGCTGAAGAATGACCATCCAGAAGAAATCTCGTGTGGGGGTGATCACACTGCTCTCGTAACAGGTTATCAATAATGTATCCTACACTCTCCTATATGATTGGCCGACTTGGGGACACTGTGTATAAAACATAAGCTCGTTTGTTGTTTATAAAATGCTGGTAAATCATTATCAATGGTTCATTATCAGTTTACTAATGGACCTGTAGTCAAACAGTGTTATGAACAAAATGCCTTTAACTTCAAGACATGTATAGTATTTACTTGTTCAAAGACACAAAGAAATACATAAAAACAGTATAATTATGTATTCTCCTATGTGTAGGCCATAGCAGGCTGTTCATGTTTGGAAGTAATACCTGCGGTCAGTTAGGACTGGGGTCAGAGATCAACATCAACAAGCCCACTGCTGTGAAAGGTCAGTCCATCGTGTACTAGGATTATGTTCGACTCACATTTTGTCAAAAGTTTTGTAACGTTAAaacacatgtttttttctttagTGTTGAAGACTGAAAAAGTGAAGTTTGCAGCATGTGGAAGAGACCATACAATCGTGTGCACATGTAAAAGAACCAAGTTGTTTTACTCTACATTACTATAGAACATGTTATGAATATGTGCCATTACAATGACTTATGAGGCTTTCACCCATGTTTCTCAGGGAGTGGGCAGGTTTATGGTGCTGGCAGTAACCAGGAGGGGCAGCTTGGTTTGGGACACTGTGATGACACAAACACCTTCCACCTGATTCATCCCTTCTCTGACCACGCACCAATCAAAATGCTCGCTGCTGGCTGCAACACCTCAGCTGCTCTGACAGGTAACAATGATAacagacagactgtctgtctactgtgtgtgtgtgtctctcggtctgtctgtctgttggtcagTCTTCTCTGTCAGTATGTGTGCTGTGTTGTATATGTGTTGGCAGAGGAAGGCAGGCTGTTCATGTGGGGTGATAACTCGGTTGGCCAGATCGGTCTGGGGGCAGAGAGCTACGCCTCAGAGCCTAGAGAGGTGATGGTGGGGCAGTCAGTGGCCTGGGTGTCCTGTGGATACCACCACTCAGCATTCGTCACAGGTAACACAGGGTTCATTTCAATTCAGTAGCTAAACCTTATGCATACCATTAACCTGTTGTCATGTAGTAATTCGGCTGGGTTTGGGCTCGTTCCAGTGGACGGGGACCTCTACACGTTTGGGGAGAGTCGGAACGGAAGGCTGGGTCTATTCCGTGACCAGCTGGCCAATCACAGAGTCCCTCAGCAGGTGGAAGGCATCCAGGATCCGGTCATCCAAGTGTCCTGTGGAGGGGAGCACACAGTGGCACTCACAAGTAAATACCTCTGAAATACTATTAATACTAACTCATCGATACAGTACCGTTAATAACATAAAACAGTCTGTCTACTGTTTCCAGTTTGTGACTgtctccccttcctctacacctctctatctatctcttcctctatacctctacacctctctctctcttcctctacacctctctctcttcctctatacctctacacctctctctcttcctctacacctctctctcttcctctacacctctctatctctctcttcctctacacctctctatctatctcttcctctatacctctctatctatctctcttcctttatacctctctatctctctcttcctctatacctctctcttcctctatacctctacacctctctatctatctcttcctctatacctctacacctctctatctctctctctctcttcctctatacctctacatctctctcttcctctacacctctctatctctctcttcctctacacctctctatctctctcttcctctacacctctctatctctctcttcctctacacctctctatctctctcttcctctatacctctctatctctctcttcctctatacctctctatctctctcttcctctacacctctctatctctcttttcctctacacctctctatctctctcttcctctacacctctctatctctcacttcctctatacctctctatctctctatctctctcttcctctatacctctctctctctgtcttcctctacacctctctctctatctctctcttcctctatacctatctatctctctcttcctctatacctctctatctctctctctacctctctatctctctctcttcctctatatatctctctctcttcctctatatatctctctctcttcctctatatatctctctctcttcctctatatatctctctctcttcctctatatatctctctctcttcctctatacctctatctctctcttcctctacaccTCTATCTCGCTCttcctctatatatctctctctcttcctctatacctctatctctctcttcctctacacctctatctctctcttcctctacacctctatctcgctcttcctctattcctctctatctctctcttcctctacacctctctatctctctcttccactatacctctatctctcttcctctctctcccttcctctatacctctatctctctcttcctctatacctatctatctctcttcctctatacctctctctctctcttcctctatacctctctatctctctcttcctttatacctctctatctctctttcctctatacctctctctctatcttcctctatacctctctctctctttcctctacacctctctatctctctcttcctctacacctctctatctctctcttcctctacaactctctatctctctcttcctctacacctctctatctctctcttcctctacacctctctatctctctcttcctctatacctctctatctctcttcctctatacctctctatctctcttcctctatacctctctatctctctctacctctatacctctctctacctctatacctctctctctcttcctctatatctctctcttcttctataCCGCtatatctctcttcctctatacctatatctctctcttcctctaaacctctctctctcttcctctaaacctctctctctcttcttctataccgctatctctctcttcctctataccgctatctctctcttcctttatacctctctcttcttctataccgctatctctctctcttcctctatacctccctatctctctcttcctctatacctctctctctttctccctcgctctctctctctttctctatacctctctctctctctttctctctcttcctctatacctctctctctcttgcttcctctatacctctctctctctctctctctctctctggcttcctctatacctctctctctctctctctctcttgcttcctcTCCGTGTTCCAGAGGAGGATGTGTACACGTTTGGGCGGGGTCAGCATGGTCAGCTGGGCCACGGGACCTTCCTGTTCGAAGCACATCTGCCCAAAGCACTGGTCCACTTCCGGAATGGCAGAGTCAGTCACGTCACCTGTGGAGAGAACCACACTGCTGTGATCACAGGCAAGCTTCTATTGTACTGTAATATATTCTACTAAGTATACACTGTTGAATAGAAGTTGTCATTCAGACATTTGAAACCTGAGCATGTTCCATTGAGACCCCATGTCTCACCCTCCAGACAGTGGGATTCTGTACACCTTTGGGGACGGTCGCCATGGTAAACTAGGACTGGGGGAAGAGAACTTCACCAACCAGTTCAGACCAACACTGTGCCCACGCTTCCTCAAATACAGTGTCCAGTCAGTGAGTCAagctgtgtgggtttgtgtgtgtgagtgtgtttttgCATGTGCTAATACTGTGCATGTGTGTTCAGGTGAAAGGTGGCAGCTCTCACATGCTGGTGCTGGCTATGCCCAGACCCCCAGAGGTTGAGGAAGTGGTGATAGAGGAAGATGATGTCACAGAGACCATTCTGGAGACTCTGGAAACCTACACTGAGCTGCTCATGATGGATCCCTCCCTCCTGATGTCCAACCCACCGACTGCACCTCCTCTCTGGACCCTGTCTGCTAGGGCCCGCCGCAGGGAGAGGGTGAGCACTGGGCCACAACATCAGAAAGTTTCAGAAAGTAGAACTGGAGTGTTGATTACAAGGAGTGACAGAGTTGTGGTGTTTGGTTGCCTTCACTAGGGAGCAGTGTTGCGTCACATTTCTGCAGAGAAACTGTATATAATGACAAGATTGTCTCTGCCCAGCAATGGAAGTTGTTATCGTGAAGGCGTGGATGCGAGATCAGGAGGGACATTCTAGCCAATGAAAGGGCAGATGtgtgtgaacaacagacacaactCCAATATAAAATATCTTTTCTCAAAGCTGCCGAGATGCCACGTTCGGCCACTTATTTTAGTAACAATCTAAACATTACTAaacttctattcgatcaaataaaaaacaatcatattttttgttgaccaaatcTGAAACTTTCTCTTAGCCTTTGATCCCCACTTGGTCTGCtgtgtgtttacatccctgttagtgagaatttctcttttgccaagataatccatccatctgacaggtgtggcaaatcaagaagctgattaataaacagcatgatcattacacaggtgcaccttgtgctgggggcaataaaaggccactctaaaatgtgcagttttgtcacacgacacaatgccacagatgtctcaagttttgagggagcgtgcaattggcatgctgaagaaaggaatgtccaccagagcagttGCCAGAGAAGTGAACATTcactctaccataagccgcctccaatttagagaatttggcagtacgtccaactggcctcacaaccacagacctcgtgtaaccacgccagcccaggacctccacatcaagcttcttcacctgctggatcgtctgagaccagcccacccggacagctgatgaaactgaggattaTTTCGGTCTGTAATAAGcacttttgtgggggaaaactaattctgattggcaggtcctggctccccagtgggtgggcctggctccccagtggatgggtctGATTactaagtgggtgggcctatgccctcccagaccCACCCATGGCCGCACTcctgtccagtcatgtgaaatccatagattaaagcCTAATGactttatttaaattgactgatttcctcatatgaactgtaactcagtaaaatggttgaaattgttgcatgttgcgtttatatttttgttcagtttacttTTCTGTGTGGTCTGTTTCAGGAGTGTTCTCCAGAGCAGTTTGGCCAGATGTTCCATAACCTTCCTCCTCTGATGTCTGGCTTCTTCAACACCTCCCTTCCCGTGTCCAGGAACATCCGCATCTCCAGAACACCATGTAAagacccctccacctcctcactgTCTTCCAATCCCTCCTCAAACAACGcccccagtccctctctgtcACTCAAACCCAGAGGCAAACCCCCTTTAACACCATCACGGTCTCCCCAATTCACATTCCCAGACCCTCCCAGCCCTTCACTCTCCTCAAAGTCCAGCCCTAAGAAGAAGAAGCCCACCCCGTCAAAATCACCAAAATCTACATCTAAAGAACCCAGTAGCCTCTCACAGTCCTTCCTATCCATGCCTAAACTCATCCCCGACCCCACACTGTCCCCTAAAACCCCTTTAAAAAGCCCACAGATTACAACCAATCCCCCAAAACGCTGTCTAAGGGGCACCCAAGCCCTTCTCGGAGTCCCACTTCACCACAGACAGGTACAGTAGTTGAATCCTGTCTTTCCTTTTCGCAAGGCATAACTGCGACACATATTCTATGACCTATCCCAgtgttctctgtgtgtttttACAGATAGGAACGAGGACACAGTGACAGAAGCCCCTGACAGCCTGATGCTCATTGAGAATATGGAGGATGAAAAGGACACGTTGTCAAACCTGGTGAGTACAGCGGATTTATTATCAAATATTATAATGTGTACTTCAGTGCCTTTAGAACGTCTccgtaccccttgacttattccacattttgttgtgtttcagcctgaattcaaaatggattaaatatatattttatcacccatctacacacaataccccataatgacaaagtgaaaacatgttttttgaacTTTTAGCAAaattattgaaaattaaataaagaaatatctaatttacataatgtTAATGaatcacctttgacagcgattacagcagaCTCACAGCGatcagagctgtgagtctttctgggtaaatctctaagagctttacacacctggattgtacaatatttgcacaatattatttttttaattcttcaagctctgtcaagttggttgttgatcattgctagacagccatttttaagtcttgccatagatttaagccgatttaagtcaaaactgtaactaggccactcaggaacattcaatgtcgtcttggtacgCAGTGTAGATTTGACTTTGTgtcttaggttattgtcctgctgaaaggtgaatttgtttcccagtatctgttggaaagcagactgaaccaggttttcctctaggattttgcctgtacttagctctattccatttctttttatcctaaaaaaaaacctccatagtccttgccgatgacaagcatatccataacatgttgcagccaccaccatgcttgataatatgaagagtggtactcagtgatgtgttgtgttggatttgatcCTAAAATAGTCCCTAGTCCATAACAtgttgcagccaccaccatgcttgataatatgaagagtggtactcagtgatgtgttgtgttggatttgatcCTAAAATAGTCCCTAGTCCATAACAtgttgcagccaccaccatgcttgataatatgaagagtggtactcagtgatgtgttgtgttggatttgccccaaacagaaCACTTTCTATTCAGAacataaagttcatttctttgccacttttattttgattctgtacaggcttccttccactctgtcatttaggttaatattttagagtaactacaatgtttttgATTTATCCTCAGTTTTGTCTatcacagggtagcctagtggttagagtgttggactagtaactggaaggttgcaagattgaatccccgagctgacaaggtacaaatctgtcattctgaccttgaacaaggcagttaacccactgttcctaggccgtcattgaaaataagaatgtgttcttaactgacttgcctagttaaataaaagttaaataaaataaataaataaacagccattaaactctgtaactgttttaaagtcaccattggcctcatggtgaaattcgtgagtggtttccttcctctccggcaactgagttaggaaggatgcctgtatctttgtaatgactgggtgtatattcaatgtctgctttaaaaaaattaaaaaataaatatatatatatatatatatatatatatatatatatatatataaaatcatcTACCAATCAGATCCCTTCttagcgaggcattggaaaaagtGCAggtgcaggtgtgcgtaatgatgaggtgcaggtgtgcgtaatgatgaggtgcaggtgtgcgtaacgatgaggcacaggtgtgcgtaatgatgaggcgcaggtgtgcgtaatgatgaggcgcaggtgtgcgtaatgatggggcgCAGGTGTGCGAAATCAagtccaggtgtgtgtaatgatgaggcgcaggtgtgcgtaatgatggggcgcaggtgtgcgtaatgatggggcgcaggtgtgcgtaatgatggggtgcaggtgtgcgtaatgatggggcgcaggtgtgcgtaatgatggggcgcaggtgtgcgtaatgatggggcgcaggtgtgcgtaatgatggggcgcaggtgtgcgtaatgatggggcgcaggtgtgcgtaatgatggggcgcaggtgtgcgtaatgatgaggcgcaggtgtgcgtaatgatgggtggccaggaccggtggttagtaaacCGGCGATGTCGAGCGGTGGAGCGGGAGTAGACATGAAAGATAATCATACgtatggggtacagagatgagctaGTCATTCAAAGATCATGTTAAATACTTTTATGGCAaacagagtccatgcaacatattaagtgactgaacttatttaggcttgcctctaaggggttgaatatttattgactttttattaatttgtcaacatttctaaaaacataattccattcGGACACTATGATATTgtctgtaggccagtgacacaacatctcagtATAAtctttttaaattcaggctgtaacgcaacaaaatgtggaaaaagtcaagaggtatgaaagctttctgaaggcactgtatgtgttatagatctgtatgtgttatagatctgtatgtgttatagatctgtatgtgtATTAGGTTTGCTGTCTTGCTATGGTCAGGTATGTGGGCTCCATGACTTTGGCCTATGATCAGAGTGGCTCATTACTTTGATCTAGGTTGTAAAGTTACAGTAACTTCGCCAAAAATATCCGGTTTTCTAGAAATCTTGGTTGGAGGATTCCGGATTCCTgcttattcaaatcaaatcacattttacttGTCACGTGCGCCTTCACGTGAAATGACCTTACATTTCCTTACACTTACGTTtgcaaacactcaattagtatttggtagcattgtttttaaattgtttaacttgggtcacacGTTTTGGGTatcattccacaagcttcccacaataagtcgggtgaattttgacccattcgtcctgacagagctggtgtaatggagtcaggtttgatggccactccaataccttgaccctgttgtccttaagccattttgccacaacttcggaagtatgctcggggtcattgtccatttggaagacccatttgcgacctagctttaacttcctgactgatgtcttgagatgttgcttcaatatatccacatcattttccttccacGTGACGCCATCTTttttgaagagggcacgacaacacctcttccccttcaggagactgaaaatatttggcatgggtccccagatcctcaaccgttctaaagctgcaccatcgagagcctcctgaccggttgcatcaccacctggtatggcaactagtgatgcaccgatatgtcatttttggccgataccgattTCCAATATTGTCCTTCCCAAAAAACCCTGATACCGATAACCGATATTTACATTTTTTGatgccttttaagcattctagtatagttaaatagttaacacacacacgtggacaaagcagtctaaggcatctcagtgcaagaggagttactacagtccctggttcgattccaggctgtatcacatccggccgtgattgggagtcccatagggctgcacacaattggccggggtaggccgtaattgtaaataagaatttgttcttaactgacttgcctagttaaataaaggttatacacacactcacaaaccacactgaccaaaaaggtattttgttggcatttaccagtaaaacataatcaaagcCTATTTCttgtgaatgggggtgtgttcggccctcattttcctgtagtccacgatcatctcctttgtcttgccttgttgagggagaggttgttgtcctggcaccacactgccaggtctctgacctcctccctataggctgtctcatcgttgtcagtgatcaggtctaccaccgttgtcgtcagcaaacttaatgatggtgttggagtcgtgctcaACCATGCAgtcgtctgtctctccgtctgtctctccatccatctctccgtctgtctctctccatctgtctctgcgtctgtctttGCGTcggtctctgcgtctgtctctgcgtctgtctctgcgtctgtctctgcgtctgtctctgcgtctgtctctccgtctgtctctctccgtctgtctctccttctgtctctccttctgtctctgcgtctgtctctccttctgtctctgcgtctgtctctccttctgtctctgcgtctgtctctgcgtctgtctctccgtctgtctctccatctgtctctgcgtctgtctctgcgtctgtctctgcgtctgtctctgcatctgtctctgcgtctgtctctgcgtctgtctctccgtctgtctctccgtctgtctctccgtctgtctctctccgtctgtctctccttctgtctctccttctgtctctgcgtctgtctctccttctgtctctgcgtctgtctctgcgtctgtctctgcgtctgtctctgcgtctgtctctccttctgtctctgcgtctgtctctccttctgtctctgcgtctgtccctccttctgtctctgcgtctgtctctccttctgtctctgcgtctgtctctgcgtctgtctctgcgtctgtctctccgtctgtctctccgtctgtctctctccgtctgtctctccttctgtctctccttctgtctctgcgtctgtctctccttctgtctctgcgtctgtctccttctgtctctgcgtctgtctctccttctgtctctgcgtctgtctttGCGTcggtctctgcgtctgtctctccttctgtctctgcgtctgtctctgcgtctgtctctccttctgtctctgcgtctgtctctgcgtctgtctctgcgtctgtctctccgtctgtctctccgtctgtctctctccgtctgtctctccttctgtctctccttctgtctctgcgtctgtctctccttctgtctctgcgtctgtctctccttctgtctctgcgtctgtctctgcgtctgtctctgcgtctgtctctgcgtctgtctctccttctgtctctgcgtctgtctctccttctgtctctgcgtctgtctctccttctgtctctgcgtctgtctctccttctgtctctgcgtctgtctctgcgtctgtctctccgtctgtctctccatctgtctctccgtctgtctctctccgtctgtctctgcgtctgtctctgcgtctgtctctgcgtctgtctctgcgtctgtctctgcgtctgtctccgcgtctgtctctccttctgtctccgcgtctgtctctgcgtctgtctctccttctgtctctccttctgtctctgcgtctgtctctccttctgtctctccttctgtctctgcgtctgtctctgcgtctgtctctccttctgtctctgcgtctgtctctccttctgtctctccttctgtctctgcgtctgtctctccttctgtctctccttctgtctctccttctgtctctgcgtctgtctctccttctgtctctccttctgtctctgcgtctgtctctccttctgtctctccgtctgtctctccttctgtctgcgtctgtctctccgtctgtctctccttctgtctctgcgtctgtctctgcgtctgtctctccttctgtctctgcgtctgtctctccttctgtctctgcgtctgtctctgcgtctgtctctccgtctgtctctccttctgtctctgcgtctgtctctccttctgtctctgcgtctgtctccttctgtctctgcgtctgtctctccttctgtctctgcgtctgtctttGCGTcggtctctgcgtctgtctctccttctgtctctgcgtctgtctctgcgtctgtctccttctgtctctgcgtctgtctctgcgtctgtctctgcgtctgtctctgcgtctgtctctccgtctgtctctctccgtctgtctctccttctgtctctccttctgtctctgcgtctgtctctccttctgtctctgcgtctgtctctccttctgtctctgcgtctgtctctgcgtctgtctctgcgtctgtctctgcgtctgtctctccttctgtctctgcgtctgtctctccttctgtctctgcgtctgtctctccttctgtctctgcgtctgtctctgcgtctgtctctccgtctgtctctccgtctgtctctctccgtctgtctctccttctgtctctccttctgtctctccttctgtctctccttctgtctctgcgtctgtctctgcgtctgtctctgcgtctgtctctgcgtctgtctctgcgtctgtctc containing:
- the LOC115116618 gene encoding X-linked retinitis pigmentosa GTPase regulator-like is translated as MTGQTEDDIPETGAIFTFGKSKFADNVPSKFWLKNDHPEEISCGGDHTALVTGHSRLFMFGSNTCGQLGLGSEININKPTAVKVLKTEKVKFAACGRDHTIVCTWSGQVYGAGSNQEGQLGLGHCDDTNTFHLIHPFSDHAPIKMLAAGCNTSAALTEEGRLFMWGDNSVGQIGLGAESYASEPREVMVGQSVAWVSCGYHHSAFVTVDGDLYTFGESRNGRLGLFRDQLANHRVPQQVEGIQDPVIQVSCGGEHTVALTKEDVYTFGRGQHGQLGHGTFLFEAHLPKALVHFRNGRVSHVTCGENHTAVITDSGILYTFGDGRHGKLGLGEENFTNQFRPTLCPRFLKYSVQSVKGGSSHMLVLAMPRPPEVEEVVIEEDDVTETILETLETYTELLMMDPSLLMSNPPTAPPLWTLSARARRRERECSPEQFGQMFHNLPPLMSGFFNTSLPVSRNIRISRTPCKDPSTSSLSSNPSSNNAPSPSLSLKPRGKPPLTPSRSPQFTFPDPPSPSLSSKSSPKKKKPTPSKSPKSTSKEPSSLSQSFLSMPKLIPDPTLSPKTPLKSPQITTNPPKRCLRGTQALLGVPLHHRQIGTRTQ